One Arcobacter lacus genomic region harbors:
- a CDS encoding N-6 DNA methylase, with translation MEYKDKFDIEEIIVEDRKTGKEKPVTIYKPKYEKGKIFAPLQNKYLEAKPEEKVRQEFICRLINDYGYTLEQMAQEVQLTSSSRGTGRASADIVVWRTKEEKEQNKTAFLVVELKAEAITLKPEDFYQGYNYATWSRAKLFVISNGKIVKIYKTIEEELPLSLQPVGEIPQAKDIIDNEKLEDILSKTKEFTGDEFAKLLHKCHNIIRNNDKLSPEASFDEISKILFLKIMYEKSPDDDTLIFSKQKVKKEMEVHEKRVQRKETSKTYLEEKFDGVKNAFKDDGIFEENEKIKIKENSFLEIVQELEIYNLTATSEDVKGIAFETFLGRTFRGELGQFFTPRVIVNFMVDLLNPQANELICDPCAGSGGFLIKAFESVKETIDNKYIEIKKKKYNELFPKDIELTENEQDKKTKLYDSYLAEINKEQEKEIEQLSKRAIFGTDANPRMARVSKMNMIMHGDGHNGIHHNDGLLNVNGIFHDRFDVILTNPPFGTTLSQNSPIVEEDSKYRNDQLIETYIKKYGEELYYKAGFTETFNYSNIEHRLKAKELYLEKMNQVTDNFGKPIRELFRVGNNKEEDKDKGSSGLTEVLFIERCLDLLRDGGRMGIVLPEGVLNSSNLQNAREYFESRAKILLIVSLPQEIFISSGATVKTSLVFLKKFTADEKAQYESIKEQAIKEITDKYQKELDDIEEKLSLKGKEALKKDGKKELQQRQTELNNLISIEVKEQIKQKFDYQIPIADIKKAGINSTGGKEENQLPELLKAFAEYRTTNNLWEVVK, from the coding sequence ATGGAATATAAAGATAAGTTTGATATTGAAGAAATAATAGTAGAAGATAGAAAAACAGGTAAAGAAAAACCAGTAACTATTTATAAACCTAAATACGAAAAAGGCAAAATATTTGCACCACTTCAAAATAAATATCTTGAAGCAAAACCAGAAGAAAAGGTTAGACAAGAATTTATATGTAGGCTTATAAATGATTATGGATATACATTAGAGCAAATGGCTCAAGAAGTACAATTAACATCTTCAAGTAGAGGAACTGGACGAGCAAGTGCAGATATAGTTGTATGGAGAACAAAAGAAGAAAAAGAACAAAATAAAACAGCTTTTTTAGTTGTTGAATTAAAAGCAGAAGCAATAACTTTAAAACCAGAAGATTTTTATCAAGGTTATAATTATGCAACTTGGAGCAGAGCAAAACTTTTTGTAATAAGTAATGGGAAAATAGTAAAAATTTATAAAACAATAGAAGAAGAACTTCCTTTAAGTCTACAACCTGTTGGTGAAATTCCTCAAGCAAAAGATATAATTGATAATGAAAAATTAGAAGATATATTATCTAAAACAAAAGAGTTTACAGGTGACGAATTCGCAAAGCTACTTCATAAATGCCACAATATTATTAGAAATAATGACAAACTTTCTCCAGAAGCTTCATTTGATGAAATCAGTAAAATTTTATTTTTAAAAATAATGTATGAAAAAAGTCCAGATGATGATACTTTGATTTTTTCTAAACAAAAAGTTAAAAAAGAAATGGAAGTTCATGAAAAAAGAGTTCAAAGAAAAGAGACTTCAAAAACATATCTTGAAGAAAAATTTGATGGTGTAAAAAATGCTTTTAAAGATGATGGTATATTTGAAGAAAATGAAAAAATTAAAATAAAAGAAAATAGTTTTTTAGAAATTGTACAAGAATTAGAAATTTATAATCTAACTGCAACAAGTGAAGATGTAAAAGGTATCGCATTTGAAACTTTTTTAGGTAGAACATTCAGAGGAGAATTAGGACAGTTTTTTACTCCAAGAGTAATTGTGAACTTTATGGTTGATTTATTAAATCCTCAAGCAAATGAACTTATATGTGACCCATGTGCAGGAAGTGGTGGATTTTTGATAAAAGCTTTTGAAAGTGTAAAAGAGACTATTGATAATAAATATATAGAAATCAAAAAGAAAAAATATAATGAACTATTTCCAAAAGATATAGAGCTAACAGAAAATGAACAAGATAAAAAAACTAAACTTTATGATAGTTATTTAGCTGAAATAAACAAAGAGCAAGAAAAAGAGATTGAACAACTATCAAAAAGAGCTATTTTTGGAACAGATGCAAATCCTAGAATGGCAAGGGTATCTAAAATGAATATGATAATGCACGGAGATGGACACAATGGAATACATCATAATGATGGTTTACTAAATGTAAACGGAATTTTTCATGATAGATTTGATGTTATTTTGACTAATCCGCCATTTGGAACAACTCTTTCTCAAAATTCTCCTATTGTAGAAGAAGATAGTAAATACAGAAATGACCAATTAATTGAAACATATATTAAAAAATATGGTGAAGAGCTTTATTATAAAGCTGGGTTTACTGAAACTTTCAATTATTCAAATATTGAGCATAGATTGAAAGCTAAAGAACTTTATCTTGAAAAAATGAATCAAGTTACAGATAATTTCGGAAAACCAATAAGAGAACTTTTTAGAGTTGGTAATAATAAAGAAGAAGATAAAGATAAAGGTAGTTCGGGGTTAACAGAAGTTTTATTTATAGAAAGATGTTTAGATTTATTAAGAGATGGTGGAAGAATGGGAATTGTTCTTCCAGAAGGTGTATTAAATAGTTCAAATCTTCAAAATGCAAGAGAGTATTTTGAGAGTAGAGCTAAAATACTTCTTATCGTTTCGCTCCCTCAAGAAATATTTATAAGTTCAGGTGCAACAGTAAAAACAAGTTTAGTATTTTTAAAAAAATTTACAGCTGATGAAAAAGCACAATATGAAAGTATCAAAGAACAAGCAATAAAAGAAATTACGGATAAATATCAAAAAGAGTTAGATGACATAGAAGAAAAACTCTCACTTAAAGGGAAAGAAGCTCTAAAAAAAGATGGAAAAAAAGAGTTACAGCAAAGACAAACAGAGTTAAATAATTTAATTAGCATAGAAGTAAAAGAGCAAATTAAACAAAAATTTGATTATCAAATACCTATTGCAGATATTAAAAAAGCAGGTATAAATTCAACTGGTGGAAAGGAAGAAAATCAGCTACCAGAACTTCTAAAAGCTTTTGCAGAATATAGAACTACTAACAATCTTTGGGAAGTTGTAAAATGA
- a CDS encoding restriction endonuclease subunit S — MSALLDFVKYSYCNTWSVHLLLENTLLFSNKYPLVYFKEFTKKANIETVHIKNDETYKILGVRSYGQGVYLNREILGSTLTMRKYQKAKKNHLFWCKVDTKNGAFGIIPEELEDGLGSSNMAFAELDIEKIDVNYLQLFFKSKRFNAYMDGQVVGTTNRKYIKFNDLLNEIKIPLPKLDIQKQIVEKISNSQNILDNLKLEYQKYILHFNNTIFNRDVTNEKNFLEFLDYSKLNNWSVQNLLENNFNYNKSYSLVKIKKFIKRSKIQTLVDDNTEYKRVKIKLYNKGVSIRDKVFGKDIGTKKQFIIKEGQFLLSKIDARNGAFGIATKEIDGAIITADFFAYDIDETIINPYFLSLITTTDEFLNFAKNSSTGTTNRQRLNEELFLNVEIPLPSIDEQNDLVQPLLDNLEKQEIENIKLTQALKDFEKEVFHEA, encoded by the coding sequence ATGAGTGCATTACTTGATTTTGTAAAATATAGTTATTGTAATACTTGGAGTGTACATCTACTTTTGGAAAATACTTTATTATTTTCAAATAAGTATCCATTAGTATATTTTAAAGAATTTACCAAAAAAGCAAATATAGAAACCGTACATATTAAAAATGATGAAACATATAAAATACTTGGTGTTCGTTCTTATGGTCAAGGAGTTTATTTAAATAGAGAAATTCTTGGTTCAACATTAACAATGAGAAAATACCAAAAAGCAAAAAAAAATCATCTTTTTTGGTGTAAAGTTGATACAAAAAATGGAGCTTTTGGGATTATTCCTGAAGAATTAGAAGATGGGTTAGGTTCTTCAAATATGGCTTTTGCAGAATTAGATATTGAAAAAATAGATGTAAATTATTTACAATTATTCTTTAAATCAAAAAGATTTAATGCCTATATGGATGGACAAGTTGTAGGTACAACAAATAGAAAGTATATTAAATTTAACGATTTATTAAATGAAATAAAAATTCCTCTTCCTAAACTTGATATTCAAAAACAAATTGTTGAAAAGATTTCTAATTCTCAGAATATTTTAGACAATTTAAAATTAGAGTATCAAAAATATATATTACATTTTAACAATACAATTTTTAATAGAGATGTAACAAATGAAAAAAATTTTTTAGAATTTTTAGATTATTCAAAATTAAATAATTGGAGTGTTCAAAATCTTTTAGAAAATAATTTTAATTATAATAAGTCCTATTCTTTAGTAAAAATTAAAAAATTTATTAAACGAAGTAAAATTCAAACTTTAGTAGATGATAACACAGAATATAAAAGAGTCAAAATTAAATTATATAATAAGGGTGTTTCTATAAGAGATAAAGTTTTTGGAAAAGATATAGGAACAAAAAAACAATTTATCATTAAAGAAGGACAATTCCTTTTATCAAAAATTGATGCTAGAAATGGAGCTTTTGGAATTGCTACAAAAGAAATTGATGGAGCAATTATCACAGCTGATTTTTTTGCTTATGATATTGATGAAACAATTATTAATCCATATTTCTTAAGTTTAATTACTACAACAGATGAATTTTTAAATTTTGCAAAAAATTCAAGTACTGGAACAACAAATAGACAAAGATTAAATGAAGAGTTGTTTTTAAATGTTGAAATTCCTCTTCCATCAATAGATGAACAAAATGATTTAGTACAACCATTATTAGATAATTTAGAAAAACAAGAAATAGAAAATATAAAATTAACTCAAGCATTAAAAGATTTTGAAAAAGAGGTGTTTCATGAAGCTTAG